One window from the genome of Anopheles merus strain MAF chromosome 3R, AmerM5.1, whole genome shotgun sequence encodes:
- the LOC121596222 gene encoding uncharacterized protein LOC121596222, with the protein MAANTQPVDSSSISSSSPSIPPEKSIVLKGWEKLDDDVIIKEVSTKGKHVNLCIQYLAERNELSMKEAKNYFLQKVNAYVYRLLSNRQLYKAHHILKNIDRVPRYVFYQIAAETSDHGLRDYIREHLARTVENYSHGEEERIAASWRVYTQLKANVRQMAEVLNEVTTGYTVLEIETMSFNTFCMKEDVYRNSVAVDLFFKNQETEISPILDRYTVWSYLLKNNIANLVKIWIQLNSCMRRCLHEGVDPTPHLLRIKIDIYDDARFNERLRQLFQRWEIDDFMLSQLSHHRTLSRNEILLNELARLGKFLDHERNDAVAILRRLFTTESYKQHREWTEAKWFREQLTRQLVENRFFTLLALPIVCEDLLAQIATDAGAQHQREVKVFLELQKLKDSALSGQELLSVSRTTSEYILQHNRAFYEENPIVYLFEYGLDERKAQFDEDDPILAKLPHLQSFIKRCKGGHSGEESCDTLVRKLLAIAGIPDPAKVKQFLFHGTRTDANGAVEEEDERASQLELLEQYGSLPHFNHPLLVSKYGQPVTLRYMHYIRLQRACHAVYEFYREQLQNYSQISTRQLNSAAQTVAQMAIESYWDTALATHAVAFMEMIGVSSAPTRAYLRCLTLVGGAAGKQQPEEPARLTVAALLRRCEEAIRDKSLDDPELLIDLEAMTIVAKANALPYPVAYLQERLLAENDWYRFLLLVDYLNYPQEQIVELCRTGFVESRIGRNLMTALLHQPRVVEVARDGQTCSSSFTSIKRRSSLTPRRRRRGSSTATDSSGHSSMSSDPDAVSIARSTTSGMGHNVTSISLPLQLPGTDISTSSSNPLYDGANFLSERYDTDLVSTILLCSNESNPYTATASQQPFDFDAFKRLALHRHVPQRYPHTYQNLLDRAIRSGWPLLALLAGDVCPEGSESRRYCWIVWAMLAGEYPYREKLSEESNHPPERAFVCGLVEHLVRTARLCTLASSLAVFYPDSGWYHLAAYLALTENVLFDADRAAELLTNFLARSATAGDECFLLHIPKYEMFNFCARLLMIHLDRRTSMHHQLLLLQSYVRCDFRCFLVAGMDFERMLKMCEIVRHCEVTIDFLTLYECCSGGGKEQQLALYESLCEQLVAKKHHEAAIALADEAGLPRESIIFEHWVSGFEANGRVGPFDRYRVESERYALGPELRISFFTHIANRLEYGDRQRYDLLRCALELIREHGLYPSETFDRDRLEYELALSYIRCTEEHLDLYCSQYWCNNQQQHSPSTAAILYHTFLELKEVAGIDDLTLSNVPLAQPEERLRLDALINRLLDCGDIVQALRYQAIFEQRPVDLHFIVFCMALAEGLVSLYNLSKEERMLLNEDSARSSGRFQRRTLRFSRVSQSSQIGGSPMKSGQAQLDTSDASTTAMSDFEEVPSRDKQDIFEAISALGNRITHGQDLAQRVILTYRVAMYLDREYNELLKLRDPLAFLPEVVREDCVHKLEVVSDIVTATRMSIESFTDFLASEIVSAVVRSKFYLFQQQPTNHAATDELLWGYNIDREFHLFLELAPNTTALGNVLLRYCNALRLYRKRRDTAGDGAGVQDALESFATIPALRMPPHATGTDLVERLDQILQGQILSLKKQNTIIVALLVKAHDCFVHECSMEGIMEVLACCKALTVILTAAKSWNLIVRLLVGIGRYRDMYYCFETLINHEQFESLLGQFDDRAANGRRLQCAIITFLNEHCPERRDYFRLAALHFRMYREIAELWESEAHGTIDAIVKTYELKQPVGAKMGSSSLAVYCHRLQATPLVQTELTSTMDAFTHATENYLLDNNLTLAQRAAANAELIALQISYVRQVLAASEKGQGDANPSPSSSNTSSQATATCLSVLNIRPPSEDNRRGGTMQEPAGTTNVATGTLLYYINFLLTVPQALIVGRAYGIEINWPGAIYQHYIMQGESAYLEDYLDRLPLTDGMIETLVKLFQLEPSLTPRMEQAIGTFIDRIHSVTLKYRLASLLGLKKTIHGLINGGAVYYLKDTNYGKNDVESIAGGSGGSSGTGNSASSSMAGGGSGTPGGGVVSMTSSLVGSASITSNTVSLHTMSST; encoded by the exons AAACCGAAATCTCGCCCATTCTCGATCGCTACACCGTGTGGAGCTATCTGCTGAAGAACAACATTGCCAACCTGGTCAAGATATGGATTCAGCTCAACAGTTGCATGCGCCGCTGCCTGCACGAGGGCGTAGATCCGACGCCCCACCTGCTGCGCATCAAGATCGACATCTACGACGATGCGCGCTTCAACGAGCGGCTGCGGCAACTGTTCCAGCGCTGGGAAATAGATGATTTCATGCTTTCGCAGCTCTCGCACCACCGTACGCTGTCGCGCAACGAAATTCTGCTCAACGAGCTCGCCCGGCTGGGGAAATTTCTCGACCACGAGCGGAACGATGCGGTGGCGATACTGCGCCGTCTGTTTACGACCGAAAGCTACAAGCAGCACCGCGAGTGGACGGAAGCGAAATGGTTCCGCGAGCAGCTAACGCGCCAGCTGGTGGAGAATCGTTTTTTCACCCTGCTGGCACTGCCGATCGTTTGCGAGGACTTGCTCGCCCAGATTGCAACGGATGCCGGCGCACAGCATCAGCGGGAGGTGAAGGTGTTTTTGGAGCTGCAGAAGCTAAAGGATAGTGCGCTGAGCGGGCAGGAGCTGCTGAGCGTGTCGCGTACTACGTCCGAGTACATCCTGCAGCATAATCGTGCCTTTTACGAGGAGAACCCGATCGTGTATCTGTTCGAGTATGGGTTGGATGAGCGCAAGGCACAGTTCGATGAGGATGATCCCATTCTTGCAAAGCTACCCCATCTGCAGAGCTTTATAAAGCGCTGCAAGGGTGGACACAGTGGCGAAGAGTCGTGCGACACGCTCGTGAGGAAGCTACTAGCGATAGCGGGCATTCCCGATCCGGCGAAGGTGAAACAGTTTCTCTTCCACGGCACGCGCACCGATGCGAACGGAGCagtcgaggaggaggacgaacGGGCGTCGCAGCTCGAGCTGCTCGAGCAGTACGGTTCGCTGCCACACTTTAACCATCCGCTGCTGGTGAGCAAGTACGGACAGCCGGTGACACTTCGCTACATGCACTACATCCGACTGCAGCGCGCGTGCCACGCCGTGTACGAGTTCTATCGCGAGCAGCTGCAAAACTACTCCCAGATATCGACCCGCCAGCTGAACAGTGCGGCCCAAACCGTTGCCCAGATGGCGATCGAATCGTACTGGGATACGGCCCTAGCCACACACGCCGTCGCGTTTATGGAAATGATTGGCGTAAGCAGCGCACCGACCCGGGCCTATCTACGCTGCTTGACGCTGGTCGGTGGAGCAGCGGGCAAGCAACAGCCTGAAGAGCCAGCCAGACTCACGGTGGCCGCTTTGCTGAGGCGCTGCGAGGAAGCGATCCGCGATAAATCCCTCGACGACCCGGAGCTGCTTATCGATCTGGAAGCGATGACGATCGTGGCGAAAGCGAATGCGCTACCCTACCCGGTGGCGTACTTGCAGGAGCGTTTGCTGGCAGAGAACGATTGGTATCGGTTCCTGCTGCTCGTTGACTATCTAAACTACCCCCAGGAGCAGATAGTGGAACTGTGTCGCACCGGCTTTGTTGAATCGCGCATTGGAAGAAACCTTATGACGGCGCTGCTCCATCAGCCGAGAGTGGTTGAGGTTGCCCGCGATGGACAAACATGCTCGAGCTCTTTTACCTCGATCAAGCGACGATCGAGCTTGACGCCACGCCGTAGAAGAAGG gGAAGCAGTACTGCAACTGATTCGAGCGGGCATTCCAGCATGTCGAGCGATCCCGATGCTGTCTCCATCGCACGCAGCACAACGTCCGGTATGGGGCACAACGTCACCAGTATCTCCTTACCGCTGCAGCTCCCTGGGACGGACATCTCCACCAGCTCGTCCAACCCACTTTACGATGGGGCCAATTTCCTTTCCGAACGCTACGACACGGATCTCGTTTCCACGATCCTGCTCTGCTCGAATGAGTCCAACCCGTACACAGCAACGGCCAGCCAGCAACCGTTTGATTTCGACGCATTCAAGCGACTCGCCCTGCATCGACACGTGCCGCAACGCTATCCGCACACCTACCAAAACCTGCTCGATCGTGCAATACGATCCGGGTGGCCTTTGCTAGCTTTACTGGCCGGTGACGTATGTCCCGAGGGAAGCGAAAGCCGTCGCTACTGCTGGATCGTGTGGGCAATGCTGGCGGGAGAGTATCCGTACCGGGAGAAACTCTCCGAAGAATCGAACCATCCTCCAGAACgagcgtttgtgtgtggaCTGGTCGAGCATTTGGTGCGCACAGCACGGCTCTGTACACTCGCCAGCTCACTGGCCGTTTTCTATCCCGATTCTGGCTGGTACCATCTGGCGGCTTACCTCGCACTCACGGAAAATGTCCTCTTCGATGCGGACCGTGCCGCTGAACTGCTCACTAACTTTCTGGCCCGCTCGGCCACGGCCGGCGATGAGTGCTTTCTGCTGCACATACCGAAGTATGAAATGTTTAACTTTTGTGCCCGGCTGCTCATGATCCACCTGGACCGCCGTACGTCGATGCAtcatcagctgctgctgctgcaatcgTACGTCCGGTGTGACTTTCGCTGCTTCCTGGTGGCTGGGATGGATTTCGAACGGATGTTAAAGATGTGCGAAATCGTACGGCACTGCGAGGTGACGATCGATTTCCTCACCCTGTACGAGTGCTGTTCGGGGGGAGGAAAGGAGCAACAGCTCGCCCTGTACGAGTCGCTGTGCGAGCAGCTCGTCGCGAAGAAGCACCACGAGGCAGCAATCGCCCTGGCCGATGAGGCCGGACTCCCGCGGGAAAGTATTATCTTCGAGCATTGGGTCAGTGGGTTTGAAGCGAACGGTCGCGTTGGCCCATTCGATCGTTACCGGGTGGAGAGCGAACGGTACGCGCTTGGCCCAGAGCTGCGCATCAGCTTCTTCACGCACATTGCCAATCGGCTCGAGTACGGCGATCGGCAGCGGTACGATTTGCTGCGCTGCGCGCTTGAATTGATCCGCGAGCATGGGCTCTACCCGAGCGAAACGTTCGATCGCGATCGGTTGGAGTACGAGCTGGCACTGAGCTACATACGCTGCACGGAGGAGCACCTGGACCTGTACTGCTCCCAGTACTGGTGCAACAATCAGCAGCAACATTCACCGTCGACGGCGGCCATACTGTACCACACGTTTCTCGAGCTGAAAGAGGTAGCCGGGATTGATGATCTCACACTCTCCAATGTCCCGCTGGCACAGCCGGAAGAGCGGCTGCGGCTCGATGCGCTCATCAACCGGCTGCTCGACTGCGGCGATATTGTGCAAGCGTTGCGCTATCAGGCCATATTCGAGCAGCGACCGGTCGATCTGCACTTTATCGTGTTCTGCATGGCACTGGCGGAGGGACTGGTCAGTCTGTACAACCTGTCGAAGGAGGAGCGCATGCTGCTGAACGAAGATAGTGCCCGGTCGTCGGGACGGTTCCAGCGGCGCACGTTGCGCTTTAGTCGCGTTAGCCAGAGCAGCCAGATTGGCGGATCACCCATGAAGAGCGGGCAGGCGCAGCTGGACACGTCCGATGCGAGCACGACGGCAATGTCCGACTTCGAGGAGGTACCGTCCCGTGACAAGCAGGACATTTTCGAAGCGATCAGT GCCCTTGGCAATCGGATCACGCACGGGCAGGATCTCGCACAGCGCGTCATACTCACGTACCGCGTCGCCATGTACCTGGACCGCGAGTACAAcgagctgctgaagctgcGCGATCCACTCGCCTTCCTGCCCGAGGTGGTGCGGGAAGACTGCGTGCACAAGCTGGAGGTGGTCAGCGATATCGTTACCGCGACGCGCATGAGCATCGAAAGCTTTACCGATTTTCTCGCCTCGGAAATCGTTTCCGCTGTCGTGCGGTCCAAGTTCTACcttttccagcagcagcccacGAACCACGCGGCCACGGACGAGCTGCTCTGGGGCTACAACATCGATCGTGAGTTCCATCTGTTTCTGGAGCTTGCGCCCAACACGACCGCGCTGGGCAACGTGCTGCTGCGCTACTGCAACGCGCTCCGGCTGTACCGCAAGCGGCGAGATACGGCCGGCGATGGGGCCGGTGTGCAGGACGCGCTCGAGTCGTTTGCAACCATTCCCGCCCTGCGGATGCCACCGCATGCCACCGGCACCGATCTTGTGGAGCGTTTGGATCAAATCCTCCAGGGCCAGATCCTCTCGCTGAAGAAGCAAAACACGATCATTGTGGCGCTGCTGGTGAAGGCGCACGATTGCTTCGTGCACGAATGCTCGATGGAGGGCATCATGGAGGTGCTGGCGTGCTGTAAAGCGCTGACCGTCATCCTGACGGCGGCCAAATCCTGGAACCTGATCGTACGGCTGCTGGTGGGCATTGGCCGGTACCGCGACATGTACTACTGCTTCGAGACGCTCATCAACCACGAACAGTTCGAATCGCTGCTCGGCCAGTTTGACGATCGGGCGGCAAACGGGCGACGGTTGCAGTGCGCCATCATCACCTTCCTGAACGAGCACTGTCCCGAGCGGCGCGATTACTTCCGCCTGGCGGCGCTACACTTCCGCATGTACCGAGAGATTGCGGAGCTGTGGGAATCGGAAGCACACGGTACGATCGATGCGATCGTCAAGACGTACGAGCTCAAGCAACCGGTCGGGGCGAAAATGGGCTCTTCCTCGCTTGCCGTGTACTGCCATCGGCTACAGGCAACTCCCTTGGTGCAGACGGAGCTAACCAGCACAATGGACGCGTTTACTCACGCCACGGAGAACTATCTGCTGGATAACAACCTGACGCTTGCACAACGGGCCGCGGCCAATGCGGAGCTGATAGCGCTACAAATCTCCTACGTACGGCAAGTACTGGCGGCGTCCGAGAAGGGACAGGGCGATGCGAATCCTtcgccgagcagcagcaacacaagcAGCCAGGCCACTGCCACCTGTCTCTCCGTGCTGAACATTCGCCCACCGAGTGAGGACAATCGTCGGGGAGGAACGATGCAAGAACCGGCGGGCACCACCAACGTTGCTACCGGCACGCTGCTCTACTACATCAACTTCCTCCTGACCGTCCCGCAAGCGCTCATCGTGGGCCGGGCGTACGGTATCGAAATTAACTGGCCCGGTGCAATTTATCAGCACTACATCATGCAGGGCGAATCGGCGTACCTGGAGGACTACCTGGACCGGCTCCCGCTAACGGACGGGATGATTGAAACGCTCGTGAAACTGTTCCAGCTCGAACCCTCTCTGACACCGCGCATGGAGCAAGCGATCGGGACGTTTATCGACCGGATACACTCCGTGACGCTCAAGTATCGGCTTGCATCGCTGCTGGGGCTGAAGAAAACGATCCACGGGCTGATAAACGGAGGCGCTGTGTACTATCTGAAGGACACGAACTATGGCAAGAACGATGTGGAATCGATCGCGGGCGGCAGTGGTGGAAGCAGTGGTACCGGCAACAGTGCTTCATCGAGCATGGCAGGAGGAGGAAGCGGTACACCCGGCGGTGGTGTTGTTAGCATGACAAGCAGCTTGGTGGGGAGCGCGAGCATCACAAGCAATACCGTATCCCTTCACACCATGTCCAGcacgtga